The genomic segment TTCATAATGATCATATTAGCAGTAGCATATtcctccaattctaaagtctttacactgactCCCAGTCGGCtgtagaatagattttaaagttctttaCTGGTCGATAAATcgctaaacggtttaggtcctgaatacatgaatgaaatgctaatgccaagtgtgcatgtttttaagtccagttaaaatatttttctctctcatgctttttagagttttagttttagttgtattttattttttctctttgttttaaatgtttataagcttttttattcctttgttttgaaatgctttcactcctgtaaagcacattgagttaccttgtgtgaaatgcgctatataaattgCTTTGCGTTCCTATGACGTAGACGCACTCCGAAGGAGACTGTATACTCAAATTCCCACAATGCTGTGCGTCAAAACAGTTGACGATCTAGATaaagaagggggaaaataaGCGTCTATACGGGTTTACATTGTCTTTTTGCGTGACAGGATGAGAATATTGGAGTATGGCAAAtgtaggtggattttttttattagtgttCAAAAAAATAGTCCAATTGTTTGAATTTAAGACCGTCTGTTAAAATGGCATGGCGGCCAATGACCTAGTCCGCTCCGCTGTGTCTAAAGCAGTTCACTCTTGTTTCTCTTCAGATCGTATAAATCTTTCGCCTTTTACTAAAGATTTCCGTGGGGAGGAACAACAAGAGTCTATCTCAATTTTTTGATGCTCTGCGCAAGCGGAGCTGTCTTTGCACTGTGAAAAACCAAAATGCGTAACTCGTGGTCTCATCCGCATACGGTATTCATACGTATTCTCGTCCGCTGTACCCGATTCTTCTGCGATTCTGCTTAATTGTGTACAAATATTGTCTTTAGCGTGTTGTCCAGGAAGAGCACGTTTCTGCACGTCTGCCAGCTTTTGGCAGTTTTCATTGACGATGTCGCATGTGACTGTTAAATATGCCTCTGCGGCTATTGATGTCCACAGGTCACTGATCGGCACAACATTGTCCACTGCGTTCACTGCCTTTTGAAGCTTGGCGCGGCAGTGTTCATCAAGAACTTTCCTCGCCATGAAAGACTTTGTATGTAGAATTCTGTGCCTGAGGTTGCAGGTCTTGTACAATCGTTTGTGCCAGGATCTCCTCTGCTCTTGGGAAATCAGGTAAGCGaaataataaattcaataaGAATGAAGCGCATCTATGTGATAGTGTTCCTTTCACAGTTAACACAAAAGGGTAATGATATTCAATTATGAGCCGGATTATATtcagtatatttttttccattctagtaaatgtatttcttttaaatacgaTTTGAATGCACCGTCAATTCCACGGTGTTACACATACATGAAGGTCTTAGCATACTTGATATTTTTTAGTTGGGCCAATTCACTAAAAGAcagtttaaatttgaaaatgaatattaatTAATAGTAAACTATTCTCCACCCCTGGATATTCTTTGCCATGCTGAAAAGCTTCCGCCAATGACCTCTGCCCCTGCATTGGGGGTCACGGGGCGGGGCCGGCGGGATTCCTCTCCTCCTCTCCGCGTTTCCGGAGGTCGCCGTTTTCTTCCGCGTGGTTTTTCATGAGCAagagcacggtggccgactggttagagcgtcaggctcacagttctgaggacccgggttcagtccccggccccgcctgtgtggagtttgcatgttctccccgtgcctgcgtggcttttctccgggcactccggtttcctcccacgtcccaaaaacatgcatgaattggagactctaaattgcccgtcggcatgactgtgactgtgactgtgagtgcgaatggttgtttgtttctatgtgccctgcgatcggctggcgaccagttcagggtgtatgtaccccgcctcctgcccgatgacagctgggataggctccggcacgcccgcgaccttagtgaggagaagcggctcagaaaatggatggatggatggagttctgCCTGATGTTCAAGCTCACATGACCACCATCGCCCAGTTTGAGCGGAGCGCACCAAAAGCCCAGCCTCTTATCATCCAAGTGATCTCCAAACTATAAACGCAATAAACACTCTCCATACTCGAGGAGCCTCTACAAACGCTAAAATCTTCATCCAAACTCTGAGCTGACGCTGTATTCAAAACCAATTGAATGGAGCCTGCAGGAGGGCTTTTATGTTGCTGTCCAACCTCACAGCAAAAACCGAAGCGCTTCCCGAATCGGTCACGATTGGTGATCGGACCTGTTCCGATGCCGGCGGGACAGCCGGGCAGCGAGGCTTCGGACGACATCGCGTCTGGCTCCGCCCATAAATGAAGcgataacccccccccccccccccccccgccccccttcatTGCCCGACACACGCTTCGAAGAATCGGCATATCTCGTAACATCGCTAATTTAGGTAATGAAATCCAAGtcaacagttttgttttaactTGTGCAGCTTTTGCATTTTTAACTGTAGTGGTTTGGGTAGCTGACGAAAGGTCAACATGCGAGTTGGGTATCCCACGTGATACCGCTTAGCCAATCAAGTGCGTGCGTTTCAGGCCGGCCGTGCTATGGGCTCATCGCATTTCTCGACTTGCGACTTTCTCGCTCTTCGCTCCTGTCTTTATATGCTCGTTCTCATCCCACAGAAATGCGACGGAGGAGCGAGGTCGGAGTATCCGGATGAATTGAGACCTTCGTTCCTCATTGGCGGCATTTTACGGGCGCGTCTATTAAAGATGGCGCCGTGTCATTTGAACCCTTCTTCGATTGTTCAGATGTGTCGAGACTGGCGTGTGTTGAGatcgaaaaaaaacaagttcaaacttttccttccttttattacatttttctgaAGTGAATCatgtcatttcaaaatgtatatgGATGCAGACGGATCTGCTTGATCTCCAACGTGATAGTGTCTTCAAAGAGAAGTTCGACTCTCAGACTGGATGAGTTTTAGGCAGACACATTTCCAAACATCCAGAAGccgctggtggtgtttggctctacgtttgtgtgtgaacagactccGACAGAACAGTGACGAACACCCGGGAATTGCCCCAAGAAAACTAACAACAGACTCCGATGCAAcggcaaaaaaaggtgatcaacaaaacaacgtTGTTTCCGTTCAAAGTCAATCTAATAAGTATTCATAATACAATGGCTTCAAAATTTCAAAGTCAATGAGGCCCCTGAGCCGAAAGGTTCGCCCACGCCTGCGGTGGACGACCCTGAACAGGGTAGGGGGTGTGTAGACAACGGATAGATGTTCGGTGTGCCTAATTGTGTCTGGTAGTACGCGTCATTGCCGTTCATTGGATTATTCACATAATCACCGAGTGGAGCAGTTGCATCTCACTTTTTGATAATGTATAAAATACAGAGGTCGCCGTCCGGAATGAGAAACATTGAGACTCTGTCTTTGTGTTTCGACgtatcctttttttcttcttatatCACAGTGATCTCCTGCAGCAGATTAGAGGGGAAGTAGCCCAGCTTGCGTCCAGTGCTGACCTTCAAGTAACCGCCTTTCTCGTCTCCTTTCTTCACCACAATCTGAAAAGGCAGAGCGACGGCGCCGTGGCCCGGCGACGACAAGCACTCGAGCAACGTGCCGACGTACAGGGTCGAAACGATGGCAGGTGACGAACACTCTAGCGCGTGAAAGGAATCTTTTCTCACCTGGTCTTTCTTCAGTGTGATTTGTCCCATCTCTCTGTTCCCCACAAAAGAGCGCGTCACCTTGTAAACCCTCTCTGACGCACGGACTTTTATCAGGTAGTTGGTGGGGAAATAGCCGCTCTTCTCTCCCATCTTtccctggggaaaaaaagagcatttcatttctttttaatgaccatttttttttcaggaggtCACGTAAACTCTTATCGTTTCATGTGAATCCTGTTGGCAAAGGCCACATTTGATCATTATCTTCATTTTCAGTTGACCTTATATatgttttccttttattttatgagGATTATGAAGGTCAGAATGGGGACGTAGTGGTTcacttgcatgttcttcccgtgctttTACGGGTCCTCCGTcaatgttagaaaaaaaaaaaacatgcaagttaggtTCTTCAAAGAAATGgtctaaattgtctatagggGTGAATATGAATACTTGCTTGTGTGCAGTTTGTGCCCTGCCGTTGGCCGACGAGcggtccagagtgtaccccgcttcttgtatcaaaggtcccgtattttgagTGACTCCATAACATGGACTTAGTCGAaatgtgtcaatttcatttcccaaaacactttgttttttttcatacgagtgtccagaaaaggcccctgtgacagctacttctgtttgacccagttttgtgtcCGCCTTTTCCATATTTGGCgaagactgccccctttcctctggttggttgcctctgtgtagaacactcccttgtgagagcacacgcgtTTGTTACGTTGACAGCGGAAAAGGAAGGCAGTGAGGTAGATaaactcgagaaattcgaatgacccgCTTTCAAGCCTcacggcagaaaaacgtctgcgCCTCGGGAACGCGTGCACgatttcaattcatatttcacatgctcACTGAGGCGCCGTAGAGGCAATATTACATTCCAAATAGCAGACAAAGTTGGTGTGGCAAAATACGAGAccttaagtcagctgggatgggctaaTCCGGACAATTGCAGCAGAAAACGAGCGGTTGAGCTCACCCGCCACCACTCTTCATTGGAGTCATCCAGGACTGTGATGCGATCACCAGGGCTaataccaaacaaacaaaagttttgTATGCACATTGATATGTCATCATATTTTAGCGTTCAACTGAGTGTCGACGAGTTGTTCTGAACCTCGTTGTCGGTACCGAACCCCACGAGTTTCATACATGAATGCGTTGAACCCTTACTAATTGGACAAAtacatttggatttttgttttgtttctcaatTTCAAAACAGATCAATATTTTATGACGACACAAAATGAACTCACCATCCTTTGTACACAAAATCACCGTTCAAAGAAGAAAACCgacaaaacatgcatttgaCACAAAAAGCCAACCCGTAACTCAATGAAAATTGCCTGCATTTAAATTAGCACGACTTGCCGTTGCCTTTCACCTTAGCAAGCGCCACTCTCATATCTTTTTCCACGGCAAAGCGTGCTCCTTTTTGGGGGGGCGTACAGAATTGTTGGCCAAGATACGTCCCGTGCAAGCTCgtccatatttggaagtggccCGCCAGGAGGTAGCGTCGATGCTTATCCCGCCCGTTGGTTTATTGCTGTTAGCATGATAGATATGAACAATAGGTAGCTACGTCATGCCCCCTTTGAGCAAGTGGGAGCGAAGTGCCAGCGcgttccatgtttgtggactgAAGCAAAAGAACAAGGAGGCCCGCACGTTGGGCTGTATACGGTGGCACACAGCACTGTGCgatcacaaaaaaaagagatctGGGGCAAACCTTTCAAAGGTAACCGACTCACCGAACAAAGCCTGGTTAAGAACCGCtggtttaaatgaatgaatctgAGAAGGAACACGTTCAATGTTTTCGGTCATACTTACTGAAAGTCCAGATCATCCTTTTCTATGGCCTTGAAGCGGTAGAGAGCGAGGTAGTAGTGTGACTGAGAGAAGGTtcctttttgcttttgttaaaaGAGCACAGATGCAAGAATGCTGTTATGTGAAAATAATAGTGCGCTATCAACTAAATTCTATCACACACAACTTTTTCTGCTTGGTCAGGGAACGCCAAGGAGACGAAGTGGGCGTGAAGAAAGGAGTTCCAAACCGCCCGGGATTCCGACCCAGATTCTCTATTCACTATAATAATCACTTGCCACAATGCAAACTCCCCACTGAACACTCCAAATGTTCAAAGTCCCAGCAAATCTGCTTTCTCTACCTTGTCATCTgctttttctcctcctttctccttcttttctTCTGGCTTTCCTGTGTAACCGCCAGACGCCACACCCGTTCCATTAACATTTTGCGACTATGATCAATTCAATGCTGCgttttatgaaaaaacaaaacgtttgtCTGATATGACCTCAGCCGGGacctttgtttttggttttgttttgtaccTTCTCCTCCATCCTCATTTTCTTTGGGCTGTCGAttctcatcttcctcttcctccatcatcatcagcatctttggggggggggcggaaagaagttgttttcctttttaccACTTGTAAATAATTGATTGAAAAACAGCGACAGCGTTGGACAAATGACAGATTTCCTGAATGTGATTGAAAACAGCGCTTACATTTTTCTTGTCGTTTTCATTCTTTTTGCGCTCCTTATTGGCCATGATGACCCCCACCCTCAAAGTGTCAAAGACCGGGTCGTTCCGATTTGGATTGTCTGGTTGACGACGGAAGAGCAATATTGGCGACAGAAATACAATTCTCCAGATGACGACGTCCCAGATGTTTTACAGTTACACCCACTCGGATCTGGCTGGCCGCTGCTGTACAGAGGAGAACTGTAGGCCCGTCGGAAACCAGGAGGCTGCGGAGACACGAGTGTCATTTCATTGTGGAAGTTGACTAACAAATAACCGCAGTCGTAATTGCAgactaaatatatttacattctCTCGGAACGGTACttatagtggaacctctgaaggCGAATGTCAGCGAATCTAAAGGCTtgagtgtgtttttctttttcgcgGACACTTTCGGGATGCCTCGCAGAGCCGCACCAGCGAAGAGGGAAACGGAGTTGAAGGCCGCGAAGGAAATGTCCGCGTCCCGGCTGCTCAGTCAAGTATTGCTCAAGGCACAGCGAGAACAGGAGAGCAGAACGAGCACGGCACAGTTGGGCCGTGCTTTGTGAAGAGACTCGCCTCCCGGGCACGCGGTCTCTCTGCGCGAGTTGAGGCGACTACCAGATTTGCAAAGACAAAGTTATGTGATACAGCAGTGAACTTGTTTGGATATGTGCGTGACAGTTCAGATGTGATGCGATGGCTTGAAGGGGGCACGTAATGCGAATGGGACTTTTTAAATGCTCGCATACAAATGAGTCAAATGAAACGATGTCAAAGTCAAGGCCCTGGGGCCGgctctggcccgccacatcattttatgtggctcgcGAGAGAAAATCGTGTGTCTTCCACGATTCCGAATCAAATCAAATCCGaatccaaatttcaaattgccaTATGTCCTaaataataacgttgagatattgcaagaaCCCTTTTTACGGTAACTTGCGGATTTCAAAACAGTTATCCGTCAGTTTGCtgtctgtatactgtataataatataatgaggCAACGAAACATTTCGACGGCCCTCTGAGAGGAACCGTAAcgacaatgtggcccatgaccaAAATGAGGTTGACACCCCTGGAAGTAAATCTTTGACTACCTTGCTTTTTCTCCAAATGTGGCCGTGAGTGAGCCATGATGAATTTCTGCCCCCCCGTGTTACATAACTCGTTTACACAACAAGCTTCATGCTATTTGTGCGTGCCGACGTGTCTATTGAGCCTCGTACGCATCTACGGCACAGTACAAGTCATTGAAAGCGCCATTTGGTGGCTTGGGGACGATGTGCTGCATCGACAAGGGAAAACAGAACTTGCATTCGCTTTTTCAGATTCGGGGTTCAGCGTACGCAGCCACACTTCGAACCGCCCAGGCTTGTCGCGGCGGTTGGCCCagaagtactgtactgtatgttgctagGTTACCTGCACGAGACCGGGCGAGCCCTCCTCGAATGGGTTCATTTCGGGAAGCCAAATAATTGTCGACCCTTGGGACGATTTGGAtgattaagacacctgggaatgaTTTGAAATTGCGCCACCTTGTGACGCGGTGCTgttcggggttcgaatctcagcgcCAACCTTCCTGTACGGAGTTCGCGATCTCTCCCCCGTGCTCGTGTGacttttctgcgggtactccaacttcctcccgcattcttaaaaacatccatgttaggttaatgaaaccctctaaattgtccataagtgtgaatgtgccGATCGGGGCGAtcagctggtgaccagttcagcgAGGCCGAAGTCTGaatcacctttttattttttaacagaaaCATCGGATTCTAAATTCCAACAaatcagaggttccactgtatattgttttgtgttgaaaaaaaaaaaaagactcactaTTTTGCCAAAGCACTTCTGGAACTCCACGTAGGACTGACATGAATGGTGGATGTTGGTCTTGCAGTTTTTACATCTCAGAGCGAACTTATTGTTCACTGTAAGATCGGAAGAGCATGTTAGAGACGCAGCGGAGCTTCCAAGTCAGAAAGGAGAGGATCCATTTGTGATTATTTGCCACGACATACGGACTATCATGCGGGCACAGACGTCGCAGAACTTGGGCTTCTTGCAGTAGTGGTCCTTGAACTTGTGGGGTTTGTCATTGACACGGATGACAGGTTCTGGAGGTTCTGGTTCCTTCTCCTCAacctccacttcctcttcaTATATGAAGTACACCTAGAGCTCACACGACACGGATTATCCGGATGTTAATATTGATAAAGAAACGCCTTTCTTCAGAACGTCTTATTTGATAAAGGTCTTCGAAACGGGCACGACAACGCTgccagtgcttttttttctctctggttttttttttgcgttccCGACTATTTTGGAGCGGGCGCCCCCGTCGACCACGTCGGTTTGGCAACGTACGAGCCCGCCGCTCACCGTGTCTCCGTCCTCCCTCACAACGTTGTCGGGAGCTGGAGGGTTGTCATGGATATCCACGGAGTTTTTGTCATCTTCCCTGACAGATCAGACAGAACgtacgatatatatatattcgcaTTCTAAATAGTCAACCTCAAATTGGAACTTCTGTCTTAAAGATGTGTGCCGCTCTGATGATACGATTGTTACCTGCGAGCCAATTTGCAGGCTCCTTTCAATAGTTGGTTTCATTTATTCATAGATTGATTAGCTACCTCACACAGGGGAATTGTACGGTGTAACGTCGAATATGAACGGGAATCAAACAAAATAGATGACCTCAAATATTCTTGTGAGGTGAATGACAGCAGACAAATGAGAACCGAAAGTCATTCCGAGAAGTACTCACCGGTCCATTGGGTTCTGTCAGCGCTGCTCCACCTGGGAGGATAGTAGATAACCTCTTACGTGTCACTTCGTAGGATAATCAGAATAATAGTCACTATCTTGCGTTATTTATATGACTATTACTACACTATTTATTTGTCCCAAATGACTGATTGCAAACGATCGGGGTTAAGTTGTTGGCCTTGCAAACACACGACGtctgaatgtctttttttccctttcatgTGTCAAATCAACTGAATAATAATCCAATATAGCACAATTAATTGTGAGATTAGCACACTTGAACATGTTAATATATTTCCTTTCGAGGCACATTTCAAAGCACTCGACGTCACTTTCGAAAGCAGCAACCAATGACTGCGCTggacaaaaatgcattattattcattGGACATGCAAGTTCTCCGAGAGCCATAGCTTCACGCTGCTCTTGTGCACTTGACCTCAACTATTCTCGGCGACTGAAATCGAATCGCATCACAGCTAAAAGTGGGTGCGACGCTATCGAGgcaaaaatagtttttgtgGTTGCAAGGTTTCCCTTCGTAACGCAGCCATCTTGTAATTCCATCGCATTATATGTGGCGACGCAGCATTTGAAACATAAATACAGCACTGAGCACCGTATTTTCTGATTTGAAACTACAATTGTGTTGTGTAAAACCAAAGGCGGGTGACGCCTACCTTTTTGTGGAAAGtcacagcagaaaaaaaagattgctggTTGAGTTCCCGAGTGAAGTCCTTCAGCTGCTGCCTATGAGTCGGGCAGCGGCATTGGATCTGAGTTCGATAACCCGGATGACCGACCGACGCCTCGGCCGGGTTAATGCTAAGACCGCCTTTGCGTGTCTTCAGTTCCCCGAGGTGACTTCCATCACGATTCCCCAGGCCGACGGCCGACCGTGACGGCGAACGAGTGTTTATGTAAACGCCGCGCTGAGCACTCACGCGTCAAGCTGACTGTTTGGGACAGCTGGGGACCTCAGACTGTGGCCCGAGGACGAAGAGAAATAAGATACGTTCTCTACCCCTCCGTCTTCGTCATCTGTCCCCTTTCACCTTGcccacgctttttttttttagcagccaAACTCGCAAACATATGCATCTTCACTACTCAGCGCCACAACAAATCTCAATGATCCGTTAGTGTCGTCCAGTAAGCATCCGGATGAAGTCCGTTTGCATGGATTTGCATCCGTGttcctttttctttggcttcatTGCAACACTTGCAGCGCGTCATGTCACGCGACGCGTCACTTCagcgagcatcgaagcattatCTCTGCCCTTTGACCTCTTTTTCTTcggctttttgagacttttgtgAGCGTTATTTGGAGCGAGGGAACAGTCTCAACGAGGCCTACGAAGAGAAGAAGACTCAAAGACGCCTCGCTTGTTTTAAGTAGACAGCTTATCGTTCACGCGGCACAGCGGCCAAGTGGTTAGTATATGCGCCTCAGTGTTTAAACCCGGACGCTGGCCTaactgtgtggaatttgcacgCTCTCCAGCCAAGTTCATTTGTGTGGCCATCTGATCAAAAAAAGAGTGCCAAAGGGCTCCACGGGGCCACGGCTGATGAAGATCGACGACATCCCCCGATCGAAACCCTCCGAGTGGGCAAGGCAAAACTCCAAGCTACGTTCGATACGTCATAGGGTTTTTACCCTAACAGTGTTGCCAGTCAGTTGCTATAAACATGAATTACAAACGACAAAACTACAAacaatacaattgaaaaaaataggaTTATTGAATTACTAAAACGATTTGACATATACATTTcctttgtatttattgattttaccTGATCTACAAATGGCTTATTAGCCCATCTCTCcgtcttaaaaaataaatgtggccCAATGGAAACAAGTTTGCCACCCCGTCTATAAAATGCTTGACGTGTACTGCCATTATAATTGTTCTTTGGACAGTTTggagctgtttatttttattttatttcgaaactttaaaaatataaattactgaGAAGAATCATGGAAACATAATCATAAAGTACATCGTGGTTTGTTAAAGTGCCCACATTCTGCAATATGAACGTATAGAAAGTCATGAAAATAtgacgaaataaaaaaaacaagtaacatTGTATTTTATGACACATCCAGATGAATGATCgttacatttataaaaatgtaaCCCTTCACCGTGGAGcgctgttattatttttaacagcGTGAATCA from the Phycodurus eques isolate BA_2022a chromosome 1, UOR_Pequ_1.1, whole genome shotgun sequence genome contains:
- the stac3 gene encoding SH3 and cysteine-rich domain-containing protein 3 isoform X2, with the translated sequence MDREDDKNSVDIHDNPPAPDNVVREDGDTVYFIYEEEVEVEEKEPEPPEPVIRVNDKPHKFKDHYCKKPKFCDVCARMIVLNNKFALRCKNCKTNIHHSCQSYVEFQKCFGKIPPGFRRAYSSPLYSSGQPDPNNPNRNDPVFDTLRVGVIMANKERKKNENDKKNMLMMMEEEEDENRQPKENEDGGEGKPEEKKEKGGEKADDKQKGTFSQSHYYLALYRFKAIEKDDLDFHPGDRITVLDDSNEEWWRGKMGEKSGYFPTNYLIKVRASERVYKVTRSFVGNREMGQITLKKDQIVVKKGDEKGGYLKVSTGRKLGYFPSNLLQEITVI
- the stac3 gene encoding SH3 and cysteine-rich domain-containing protein 3 isoform X1 is translated as MDREDDKNSVDIHDNPPAPDNVVREDGDTVYFIYEEEVEVEEKEPEPPEPVIRVNDKPHKFKDHYCKKPKFCDVCARMIVLNNKFALRCKNCKTNIHHSCQSYVEFQKCFGKIPPGFRRAYSSPLYSSGQPDPNNPNRNDPVFDTLRVGVIMANKERKKNENDKKNMLMMMEEEEDENRQPKENEDGGEGKPEEKKEKGGEKADDKQKGTFSQSHYYLALYRFKAIEKDDLDFHPGDRITVLDDSNEEWWRGKMGEKSGYFPTNYLIKVRASERVYKVTRSFVGNREMGQITLKKDQVRKDSFHALECSSPAIVSTLYVGTLLECLSSPGHGAVALPFQIVVKKGDEKGGYLKVSTGRKLGYFPSNLLQEITVI